A genomic window from Salvia hispanica cultivar TCC Black 2014 chromosome 5, UniMelb_Shisp_WGS_1.0, whole genome shotgun sequence includes:
- the LOC125187802 gene encoding putative late blight resistance protein homolog R1B-23 isoform X1: protein MAYAAATSLKQTIQGLLCSSNISIDSSSREILDIAHNHLTSLQETLKKSDERLRSNGLRELEEKIRDAIHNLEDSLESQFLSDLEEEEEATISSLDLKEVSHEFNSFAEAAKKMKEDYNRHLDNPSCDENDDYASRQTIGCNVKMVGLSDVYNDLKYHVMRVIRPDDFGFFSFFGKPGTGRSLLARGVYDDIQGSFDCSAWVRIGSTYDLTQLLLNIISQINPDEFITSQGEEKLGEYVYTSLEGRRYMVALDDVRDTDVLIKLRRSLPEQNNGSVVLLTTGFIEVAEFDERFVPLKPPTIDEDFFWPYILTIFFEGGIAPPGFEEIGRKIARNCGGCVLVAARIILILRKLERETEIWSALAEAQHDRVYMMDDELSEANDVQKYLGDDDQVWSENMFDISILIEKTRDVLFPDRLFPKMGIMTIYGMAGVGKTTLIRNIFSDLSIMHRFDHCVWMNVGSNYKSEEILADTLAQFYPCIDKQNIKDDATLTMDLCTQLLHKKCLIVLDDLWSQAPVHILKNFLPSIKGELVVTTRLFKVGLFGACDRTMKLCFLNKDESWYLLRDRVFGDEIFPMQLEPVGRKIAESCEGLPLLILSVSDKLSELEKTLEMWSMVASGKVSVIKNAEIKVLDSLLPSYEALPQHLKACFLYMGGFPKKLDIPTSKLINLWFAEGFLEPNSSQTFEDFAARCFKELVDSTTVMAKKGSDLEHNKTCNLHSVFWHLSRREAINSKIFYILNCDDYSIKDSMKSQCRLCIPNSILLGIEDDAMSAFSTMRTLLCTGPLHRYPVPLCLKSRNLKVLEALAIRFYEFPIDIVALVQLRYLALTCDGNLPPSISKLWNLQYLRVRQYLSIKSPSNSSYLPNEIWNMKELKHLHVSGQKLPNLDCEETFLPNLCSLLGVSVHSCTTRVFKRMPNLKKLGIQVELAPDDNSDSLNYMDHIYHLSTLESLKCVVVNPDLGLEDVAPPIPSSTLPSSLKKLSLSGLGYPWEYMKVIGKLPNLEVLKLRCYAFIGPIWEIDWQDFPQLKFLLIEDADLVRWDMKMPCIPKLHFLSFIHCYNLEELPSYLSTSVQKIKVDECHPLTGDWARKMKDKNWMMEVQTLEHDIRSSWN from the exons atggCTTATGCTGCTGCGACTTCTCTCAAGCAAACTATACAAGGACTCCTATGTTCTTCCAACATTTCCATTGATTCTTCGAGTCGAGAAATCCTAGATATTGCACACAACCACCTCACATCCTTACAAGAAACCCTCAAAAAATCGGACGAACGCCTCCGCAGCAACGGATTGAGAGAGTTGGAAGAAAAAATCAGAGATGCGATACACAACTTAGAAGATTCCCTCGAATCACAGTTTCTATCAGAtctcgaagaagaagaagaggctACCATTTCTTCGCTAGACCTGAAGGAAGTATCGCACGAGTTCAACTCCTTCGCGGAAGCAgcgaagaagatgaaggaaGACTACAATCGTCATCTCGACAATCCATCTTGTGATGAAAATGATGATTATGCATCACGACAGACGATAGGTTGTAACGTAAAGATGGTTGGATTATCCGATGTCTACAATGATCTGAAATATCACGTGATGAGAGTGATAAGGCCAGACGACTTCggtttcttctccttcttcggCAAACCAGGCACCGGGCGATCCCTTCTTGCCCGGGGCGTCTATGATGACATACAAGGCTCATTCGACTGCAGCGCCTGGGTGAGGATAGGCTCAACATATGACCTCACACAACTCCTCTTAAACATCATTTCTCAAATAAATCCTGACGAATTCATCACCTCCCAAGGAGAGGAGAAATTGGGGGAATATGTGTACACTAGTTTGGAAGGAAGGAGATACATGGTTGCGTTGGACGACGTTCGCGACACGGACGTTCTGATCAAGCTGAGAAGATCGTTGCCGGAGCAGAACAACGGAAGCGTGGTGTTGCTGACGACGGGATTTATTGAAGTAGCGGAATTCGACGAGAGATTTGTGCCCCTTAAACCGCCGACGATAGATGAAGACTTCTTCTGGCCTTACATACTGACTATTTTTTTCGAGGGGGGTATTGCGCCGCCGGGATTTGAGGAAATAGGGAGGAAAATTGCCAGAAACTGTGGAGGTTGTGTGCTAGTGGCGGCCAGAATTATTCTGATTTTGAggaaattggagagagagacgGAGATCTGGAGCGCGCTAGCTGAGGCTCAACATGATCGCGTTTATATGATGGATGACGAATTATCAGAG GCAAATGATGTACAAAAATATCTAGGAGATGATGATCAAGTATGGTCGGAAAATATGTTTGACATATCTATATTGATAGAGAAAACTAGGGATGTTCTATTTCCAGACAggttatttccaaaaatgggAATTATGACAATATATGGAATGGCCGGAGTTGGTAAGACTACTCTCAtcagaaatattttttcagaCCTCTCAATCATGCATCGTTTCGATCATTGTGTGTGGATGAATGTGGGCTCAAATTATAAATCAGAAGAAATCTTGGCGGATACTCTAGCTCAATTCTATCCTTGTAttgataaacaaaatataaaggaTGATGCAACATTAACTATGGATTTGTGCACGCAGTTACTCCATAAGAAATGCCTCATTGTGCTAGATGATTTATGGAGCCAGGCCCCGGTGCATATCTTGAAAAACTTTTTACCTAGCATCAAGGGTGAACTTGTTGTTACGACTAGACTATTCAAGGTTGGCCTTTTTGGAGCATGTGATAGGACGATGAAGTTGTGTTTCCTAAATAAAGACGAAAGTTGGTATCTTCTTCGCGATAGGGTGTTTGGCGATGAGATTTTCCCTATGCAACTTGAACCTGTCGGAAGGAAGATTGCTGAGAGTTGTGAGGGTCTTCCTCTCCTGATTCTCTCAGTCTCGGATAAGCTATCCGAACTTGAGAAAACCTTGGAGATGTGGAGCATGGTAGCATCTGGAAAAGTATCGGTTATTAAGAATGCAGAAATTAAAGTATTGGACTCATTGCTTCCAAGTTATGAGGCTTTACCTCAACACTTGAAAGCATGCTTTCTCTATATGGGGGGTTTCCCTAAAAAGCTTGACATTCCTACCTCTAAGCTCATCAATTTATGGTTTGCTGAGGGTTTTCTTGAACCAAATTCATCTCAAACTTTTGAGGATTTTGCTGCAAGATGCTTCAAGGAGCTTGTTGATTCTACTACTGTTATGGCCAAGAAGGGATCTGATTTGGAACACAACAAGACTTGTAATCTCCATTCTGTTTTTTGGCATCTATCACGCAGGGAAGCCATCAACAGCAAAATTTTCTACATCTTGAATTGTGATGATTATTCAATAAAAGATAGTATGAAAAGCCAATGTAGATTATGTATTCCGAATAGCATTTTATTGGGAATCGAAGATGATGCAATGTCGGCCTTCTCAACTATGCGTACTTTGCTATGTACTGGTCCACTACATCGATATCCAGTTCCGTTGTGTTTGAAGTCAAGAAATTTGAAGGTTTTGGAAGCTCTTGCAATCCGTTTCTACGAGTTTCCAATTGATATAGTGGCATTAGTTCAACTAAGGTACCTTGCTCTCACTTGTGACGGAAACCTCCCACCTTCCATATCCAAACTTTGGAATCTACAGTACTTGAGAGTGAGACAATACTTGAGTATCAAATCCCCGAGCAATTCTTCGTATTTGCCTAATGAAATATGGAATATGAAAGAGTTGAAACATCTTCATGTCTCAGGCCAAAAGCTACCCAATCTAGATTGTGAGGAGACCTTTTTACCAAACTTGTGTTCACTCTTGGGTGTGAGTGTGCATAGTTGTACAACGAGGGTTTTCAAAAGAATGCCTAATCTTAAAAAGCTTGGTATTCAAGTTGAATTGGCACCGGATGACAATAGTGATTCCTTAAATTACATGGATCATATATATCATCTTAGTACACTGGAATCACTTAAATGTGTCGTTGTGAATCCAGATCTCGGGTTAGAAGATGTTGCCCCACCTATTCCTAGTTCTACGCTCCCATCAAGTCTTAAAAAGTTGAGTTTGAGTGGTCTAGGATATCCTTGGGAGTACATGAAGGTAATCGGTAAATTACCAAATCTTGAAGTGCTCAAACTGAGATGCTATGCTTTTATAGGACCAATTTGGGAGATAGATTGGCAAGATTTCCCCCAacttaaatttcttttaattgaaGATGCTGACTTGGTGCGTTGGGATATGAAAATGCCTTGTATCCCGAAATTGCACTTCTTAAGCTTCATACACTGCTACAACTTAGAAGAACTCCCTTCTTATTTGTCTACTTCTGttcaaaagataaaagtaGATGAATGTCACCCTTTAACTGGGGATTGGGCAAGGAAGATGAAAGACAAGAATTGGATGATGGAGGTACAAACTCTTGAACATGATATCCGGTCTTCATGGAATTAG
- the LOC125187802 gene encoding putative late blight resistance protein homolog R1B-23 isoform X2: MAYAAATSLKQTIQGLLCSSNISIDSSSREILDIAHNHLTSLQETLKKSDERLRSNGLRELEEKIRDAIHNLEDSLESQFLSDLEEEEEATISSLDLKEVSHEFNSFAEAAKKMKEDYNRHLDNPSCDENDDYASRQTIGCNVKMVGLSDVYNDLKYHVMRVIRPDDFGFFSFFGKPGTGRSLLARGVYDDIQGSFDCSAWVRIGSTYDLTQLLLNIISQINPDEFITSQGEEKLGEYVYTSLEGRRYMVALDDVRDTDVLIKLRRSLPEQNNGSVVLLTTGFIEVAEFDERFVPLKPPTIDEDFFWPYILTIFFEGGIAPPGFEEIGRKIARNCGGCVLVAARIILILRKLERETEIWSALAEAQHDRVYMMDDELSEANDVQKYLGDDDQVWSENMFDISILIEKTRDVLFPDRLFPKMGIMTIYGMAGVGKTTLIRNIFSDLSIMHRFDHCVWMNVGSNYKSEEILADTLAQFYPCIDKQNIKDDATLTMDLCTQLLHKKCLIVLDDLWSQAPVHILKNFLPSIKGELVVTTRLFKVGLFGACDRTMKLCFLNKDESWYLLRDRVFGDEIFPMQLEPVGRKIAESCEGLPLLILSVSDKLSELEKTLEMWSMVASGKVSVIKNAEIKVLDSLLPSYEALPQHLKACFLYMGGFPKKLDIPTSKLINLWFAEGFLEPNSSQTFEDFAARCFKELVDSTTVMAKKGSDLEHNKTCNLHSVFWHLSRREAINSKIFYILNCDDYSIKDSMKSQCRLCIPNSILLGIEDDAMSAFSTMRTLLCTGPLHRYPVPLCLKSRNLKVLEALAIRFYEFPIDIVALVQLRYLALTCDGNLPPSISKLWNLQYLRVRQYLSIKSPSNSSYLPNEIWNMKELKHLHVSGQKLPNLDCEETFLPNLCSLLGVSVHSCTTRVFKRMPNLKKLGIQVELAPDDNSDSLNYMDHIYHLSTLESLKCVVVNPDLGLEDVAPPIPSSTLPSSLKKLSLSGLGYPWEYMKDQFGR; the protein is encoded by the exons atggCTTATGCTGCTGCGACTTCTCTCAAGCAAACTATACAAGGACTCCTATGTTCTTCCAACATTTCCATTGATTCTTCGAGTCGAGAAATCCTAGATATTGCACACAACCACCTCACATCCTTACAAGAAACCCTCAAAAAATCGGACGAACGCCTCCGCAGCAACGGATTGAGAGAGTTGGAAGAAAAAATCAGAGATGCGATACACAACTTAGAAGATTCCCTCGAATCACAGTTTCTATCAGAtctcgaagaagaagaagaggctACCATTTCTTCGCTAGACCTGAAGGAAGTATCGCACGAGTTCAACTCCTTCGCGGAAGCAgcgaagaagatgaaggaaGACTACAATCGTCATCTCGACAATCCATCTTGTGATGAAAATGATGATTATGCATCACGACAGACGATAGGTTGTAACGTAAAGATGGTTGGATTATCCGATGTCTACAATGATCTGAAATATCACGTGATGAGAGTGATAAGGCCAGACGACTTCggtttcttctccttcttcggCAAACCAGGCACCGGGCGATCCCTTCTTGCCCGGGGCGTCTATGATGACATACAAGGCTCATTCGACTGCAGCGCCTGGGTGAGGATAGGCTCAACATATGACCTCACACAACTCCTCTTAAACATCATTTCTCAAATAAATCCTGACGAATTCATCACCTCCCAAGGAGAGGAGAAATTGGGGGAATATGTGTACACTAGTTTGGAAGGAAGGAGATACATGGTTGCGTTGGACGACGTTCGCGACACGGACGTTCTGATCAAGCTGAGAAGATCGTTGCCGGAGCAGAACAACGGAAGCGTGGTGTTGCTGACGACGGGATTTATTGAAGTAGCGGAATTCGACGAGAGATTTGTGCCCCTTAAACCGCCGACGATAGATGAAGACTTCTTCTGGCCTTACATACTGACTATTTTTTTCGAGGGGGGTATTGCGCCGCCGGGATTTGAGGAAATAGGGAGGAAAATTGCCAGAAACTGTGGAGGTTGTGTGCTAGTGGCGGCCAGAATTATTCTGATTTTGAggaaattggagagagagacgGAGATCTGGAGCGCGCTAGCTGAGGCTCAACATGATCGCGTTTATATGATGGATGACGAATTATCAGAG GCAAATGATGTACAAAAATATCTAGGAGATGATGATCAAGTATGGTCGGAAAATATGTTTGACATATCTATATTGATAGAGAAAACTAGGGATGTTCTATTTCCAGACAggttatttccaaaaatgggAATTATGACAATATATGGAATGGCCGGAGTTGGTAAGACTACTCTCAtcagaaatattttttcagaCCTCTCAATCATGCATCGTTTCGATCATTGTGTGTGGATGAATGTGGGCTCAAATTATAAATCAGAAGAAATCTTGGCGGATACTCTAGCTCAATTCTATCCTTGTAttgataaacaaaatataaaggaTGATGCAACATTAACTATGGATTTGTGCACGCAGTTACTCCATAAGAAATGCCTCATTGTGCTAGATGATTTATGGAGCCAGGCCCCGGTGCATATCTTGAAAAACTTTTTACCTAGCATCAAGGGTGAACTTGTTGTTACGACTAGACTATTCAAGGTTGGCCTTTTTGGAGCATGTGATAGGACGATGAAGTTGTGTTTCCTAAATAAAGACGAAAGTTGGTATCTTCTTCGCGATAGGGTGTTTGGCGATGAGATTTTCCCTATGCAACTTGAACCTGTCGGAAGGAAGATTGCTGAGAGTTGTGAGGGTCTTCCTCTCCTGATTCTCTCAGTCTCGGATAAGCTATCCGAACTTGAGAAAACCTTGGAGATGTGGAGCATGGTAGCATCTGGAAAAGTATCGGTTATTAAGAATGCAGAAATTAAAGTATTGGACTCATTGCTTCCAAGTTATGAGGCTTTACCTCAACACTTGAAAGCATGCTTTCTCTATATGGGGGGTTTCCCTAAAAAGCTTGACATTCCTACCTCTAAGCTCATCAATTTATGGTTTGCTGAGGGTTTTCTTGAACCAAATTCATCTCAAACTTTTGAGGATTTTGCTGCAAGATGCTTCAAGGAGCTTGTTGATTCTACTACTGTTATGGCCAAGAAGGGATCTGATTTGGAACACAACAAGACTTGTAATCTCCATTCTGTTTTTTGGCATCTATCACGCAGGGAAGCCATCAACAGCAAAATTTTCTACATCTTGAATTGTGATGATTATTCAATAAAAGATAGTATGAAAAGCCAATGTAGATTATGTATTCCGAATAGCATTTTATTGGGAATCGAAGATGATGCAATGTCGGCCTTCTCAACTATGCGTACTTTGCTATGTACTGGTCCACTACATCGATATCCAGTTCCGTTGTGTTTGAAGTCAAGAAATTTGAAGGTTTTGGAAGCTCTTGCAATCCGTTTCTACGAGTTTCCAATTGATATAGTGGCATTAGTTCAACTAAGGTACCTTGCTCTCACTTGTGACGGAAACCTCCCACCTTCCATATCCAAACTTTGGAATCTACAGTACTTGAGAGTGAGACAATACTTGAGTATCAAATCCCCGAGCAATTCTTCGTATTTGCCTAATGAAATATGGAATATGAAAGAGTTGAAACATCTTCATGTCTCAGGCCAAAAGCTACCCAATCTAGATTGTGAGGAGACCTTTTTACCAAACTTGTGTTCACTCTTGGGTGTGAGTGTGCATAGTTGTACAACGAGGGTTTTCAAAAGAATGCCTAATCTTAAAAAGCTTGGTATTCAAGTTGAATTGGCACCGGATGACAATAGTGATTCCTTAAATTACATGGATCATATATATCATCTTAGTACACTGGAATCACTTAAATGTGTCGTTGTGAATCCAGATCTCGGGTTAGAAGATGTTGCCCCACCTATTCCTAGTTCTACGCTCCCATCAAGTCTTAAAAAGTTGAGTTTGAGTGGTCTAGGATATCCTTGGGAGTACATGAAG GACCAATTTGGGAGATAG
- the LOC125187947 gene encoding putative late blight resistance protein homolog R1B-14 yields MHPQQRIESVGRRNQNAIHSLEDSLESQFVSNIEEEDAPISFPLELDLEEVSHEFNSFAEAAKKMKEDYNQHLDNPSCDENDDYASRQTIGCNVKMVGLSDVYSDFKDHLMRVIRPDDFGFFSFFGKPGTGRSLVARRVYDDIQGSFKCSAWVRIGSTYDLTQLLLNIISQIKEVDDHELLLSSQLGEEKLGEYVYTSLEGRRYMVGLDDIRDTDVLIKLRRSLPEQNNGSVVLLTTELSEVAEYDESFVLLIPPLMDEDFIWPYIRSMFFEGIAPPEFEEIGRKIARNCGNCRLVVGRIILILRKMKKEAEIWSGLAEAQHDRVYMMDDEISEAHKVQKYMQEDDQVWSKVMFHDNISILVERTKDVLSPDRLFSKMGIMTIYGIAGVGKTTLIRNIFSDLSIMHRFDHCAWVNVGSNYKSKEILLLHKKCLIVLDDLWNQAPVHILENFLPSIKGELIVTTRLFKVGLFGPCDRMMKLRFLNKDESWDLLREKVFGNEIFPIRLESMGRKIAESCEGLPLLILSVADKLSGLEKTLEEWSMVASGKVPVIRDAEMKISNSLLPSYEALPQHLKACFLYTGGFPKKFDIPTSKLINLWFVEGFLEPNSSQTFEDFAARCLKELVYSTTVMAKKSSDLEHNKTCDLHPVFWHLSRREAIKSKFFHILNIGDINSMEDSLKSQQRLCIPNSILLGIMDDAMSAFSTIRTLLCTGPIHQYLVPLCFKSRNLKVLEALAIRFYEFPIEVVTLVQLRYLALTYDGNLPPSISILWNLQYLRVRQYLSIKSLSNSSYLPNEIWNMKELKHLHVSGHKLPNPDCEESLLPNLCSLLGVSVHSCTMRVLKKMPNLKKLGIQVELAPDDNSDSLNYLDHIYHLSKLESLKCVVVNPDLGLEDVAPLIPSSMLPSSLKRWSLSGVGYPWEYMKVIGKLPNLQVLKLRCYAFLGPTWEIGWHEFRQLKFLSIEDVDLVSWDIKMLGIPKLEFLSFKHCYNLEELPSFLFACVRKIEVVESHPLSEVWAKKMKEKNWRIEVQTLEHDIRSSWNDSRFNQIDDSFNRN; encoded by the exons ATGCATCCGCAGCAACGGATTGAGAGCGTTGGAAGAAGAAATCAGAATGCGATACACAGCTTAGAAGATTCCCTCGAATCCCAGTTTGTATCAAATATCGAAGAGGAAGATGCCCCCATTTCCTTTCCTCTGGAGCTAGACTTGGAGGAAGTATCGCACGAGTTCAACTCCTTCGCGGAAGCAGCAAAGAAGATGAAGGAAGACTACAATCAACATCTCGACAATCCATCTTGTGATGAAAATGATGATTATGCATCACGACAGACAATCGGTTGTAACGTAAAGATGGTTGGATTATCCGACGTCTACAGTGATTTCAAAGATCATTTGATGAGAGTGATAAGGCCAGACGACTTCggtttcttctccttcttcggCAAACCAGGCACCGGGAGATCCCTTGTGGCCCGGAGGGTCTATGACGACATACAAGGCTCCTTCAAATGCAGCGCCTGGGTGAGGATAGGCTCAACATATGACCTCACACAACTCCTCTTAAACATCATTTCTCAAATAAAAGAAGTAGATGATCACGAGTTACTCCTGAGCTCCCAATTAGGAGAGGAGAAATTGGGGGAATATGTGTACACTAGTTTGGAAGGAAGGAGGTACATGGTTGGATTGGACGACATTCGCGACACAGACGTTCTGATCAAGCTGAGAAGATCGTTGCCAGAGCAGAACAACGGAAGCGTGGTGTTGCTGACAACGGAATTAAGTGAAGTAGCTGAATACGACGAGAGCTTTGTGCTCCTTATACCGCCTTTGATGGATGAAGACTTCATCTGGCCTTACATACGGTCTATGTTTTTCGAGGGCATAGCGCCGCCGGAGTTTGAGGAAATAGGGAGGAAGATTGCCAGAAACTGTGGAAATTGTAGACTAGTGGTGGGCAGAATTATTCTGATTTTGAGGAAAATGAAGAAGGAGGCGGAGATCTGGAGCGGGCTAGCTGAGGCTCAACATGATCGCGTTTATATGATGGATGATGAAATATCAGAG GCACATaaagtacaaaaatatatgcaaGAAGACGATCAAGTATGGTCGAAAGTTATGTTTCACGACAACATATCTATATTAGTAGAGAGAACCAAGGATGTTCTTTCTCCAGACAggttattttcaaaaatgggaATTATGACTATATATGGAATTGCCGGAGTTGGTAAGACTACTCTTAtcagaaatattttttcagaCCTCTCAATCATGCATCGTTTCGACCATTGTGCGTGGGTGAATGTGGGctcaaattataaatcaaaagaAATCTTG TTACTCCATAAGAAATGCCTCATTGTGCTAGATGATTTATGGAACCAAGCTCCGGTGCATATCTTGGAAAACTTTTTACCTAGCATCAAGGGTGAACTTATTGTTACGACTAGACTATTCAAGGTTGGCCTTTTTGGACCATGTGATAGAATGATGAAATTGCGTTTCCTAAATAAAGACGAAAGTTGGGATCTTCTTCGCGAGAAGGTGTTTGGCAATGAGATTTTCCCTATTCGACTTGAATCTATGGGAAGGAAGATTGCTGAGAGTTGTGAAGGCCTTCCTCTCCTGATTCTCTCAGTCGCGGATAAGCTATCTGGACTTGAGAAAACCTTGGAGGAATGGAGCATGGTAGCATCTGGAAAAGTACCGGTTATTAGGGATgcagaaatgaaaatatcaaactCATTGCTTCCGAGTTATGAAGCTTTACCTCAACACTTGAAAGCATGCTTTCTCTACACGGGGGGTTTTCCCAAAAAGTTTGACATCCCTACCTCTAAGCTCATCAATTTATGGTTTGTCGAAGGCTTTCTTGAACCAAATTCGTCTCAAACTTTTGAGGATTTTGCTGCAAGATGCTTGAAGGAGCTTGTTTATTCTACTACCGTTATGGCTAAAAAGAGTTCTGATTTGGAACATAACAAGACTTGTGATCTCCATCCAGTATTTTGGCATCTATCACGAAGGGAAGCCATCAAGAGTAAGTTTTTCCACATCTTGAATATTGGTGATATCAATTCAATGGAAGATAGTTTGAAGAGCCAACAGAGATTATGTATTCCAAATAGCATTTTATTGGGAATCATGGATGATGCAATGTCGGCCTTCTCAACTATACGTACTTTGCTATGTACCGGTCCAATACATCAATATCTAGTTCCATTATGTTTCAAGTCAAGAAATTTGAAGGTTTTAGAAGCTCTTGCAATCCGTTTCTACGAATTTCCGATTGAAGTAGTGACATTGGTTCAACTAAGGTACCTTGCCCTCACTTATGATGGAAACCTCCCACCTTCCATATCCATACTTTGGAATCTACAATACTTGAGAGTGAGACAATACTTGAGTATAAAATCCCTGAGCAATTCTTCGTATTTGCCTAATGAAATATGGAATATGAAGGAGTTGAAACATCTTCATGTTTCAGGTCACAAGCTACCTAATCCAGATTGTGAGGAGTCCCTTTTACCAAACTTGTGTTCACTCTTGGGTGTGAGTGTCCATAGTTGTACAATGAGGGTTCTCAAAAAAATGCCTAATCTTAAAAAGCTTGGAATTCAAGTTGAATTGGCACCAGATGACAATAGTGATTCCTTAAATTACTTAGATCATATATATCATCTTAGTAAATTGGAATCACTTAAATGTGTCGTTGTGAATCCGGATCTCGGGTTAGAAGATGTTGCCCCGCTTATTCCTAGTTCTATGCTCCCATCAAGCCTTAAAAGGTGGAGTTTGAGTGGGGTAGGATATCCTTGGGAGTACATGAAGGTAATCGGAAAACTACCCAATCTTCAAGTGCTAAAACTGAGATGCTATGCTTTTCTAGGACCAACTTGGGAGATAGGTTGGCATGAATTCCGCCAACTCAAATTTCTTTCAATAGAAGATGTTGATTTGGTTAGTTGGGATATAAAAATGCTTGGCATCCCGAAACTTGAGTTCTTAAGCTTTAAACACTGCTACAATTTGGAAGAACTCCCATCTTTTTTGTTTGCTTGTGTTCGAAAGATAGAAGTAGTTGAAAGCCACCCTTTATCTGAGGTTTGggcaaagaaaatgaaagaaaagaattgGAGGATAGAGGTACAAACTCTTGAACATGATATCCGATCATCATGGAATGATTCAAGGTTTAATCAAATTGATGACTCTTTCAATAGAAATTAA